The sequence AAGCTGCTCTGAATAGAAGAATTCGCTATGCCCGTAGAAACTGTCGTCACGGAGCACGTGGCCTTTCCAGCAACCGATGTCTACAGGTAAATAGGGCCAGCTGCCTATATCCGTTGGATTGTAGTTGGCAGGAGATTTTAGGGGGGGGTTAACTGAGCGATGTAGAGAACCAAGGATTATTTGATGGTTGTGCATTCTAGAGACTCCCATCGTGGGATCTCCAGTAGATGCGTAGTTCACCACTTTTTTTAGCCTGCCCGACCGCAGCCACTGAGCGGCCTTCCCATCTTTTCCTTCAAATTCTTCAGCCGGTGTGTCGCCCTCGATCAGGGCCATTCGATCTGCTTTCAGTGTCGAATGGGAGAAGGCGCTGATCAACAGGCGGGTCCCATGACTATGCCCAACGAGATGGACAGGGATGCCTTGGAATCTCGTCCCGATCTCATCAAGGACCTTTGAGAACGAGGTGGTTACTTCGCTCGCGATTTTGGCGTGTTGGTCGTAGGTGTCAGAGGCGTACCACCAGCTCGTGAGCTTGTATCTAGCAATCCAGTTGTGGTGGAGCACAGGGTTAGCCCACTTGAACAGCAGCACGGGTCCACGGTCGTCTAGATTTTTCGCTCGGTCTGCGGCGGTTTGTAGTCGAGTGTCATACCCGTGAACAAAGATGGTCAACCGACCGGAGGTTTGGGCCTCCTGCCTGAGTTGTGCCCAGAATGCTTCCTTGTCTGAGGCCATCAAGGGCGGCGAGCCCTCGCCGGACTGAGAGTCACCCTTGGTTTTCATTGTCCAGAAGGCAAGGGGCCCAGGGCGCTCCAGTATGCTGTCCTGGGTGAACTCCACGAAGCCCAGGCCGTATACCTTTGTGCCCACTGCAAAAGGTCGGTTGACGGCATTAGTGTTCCGCTTACACCCCAAACCAAGTAGGGAGAGAAAACCCACAAGTAGAAATATTGTGATATTTCCTTTGAGGCTCAAATGAAACATGCCTTGCTCCTGTCAGAAATTTACTAGGTGTACCAAACATTTCTTTTCTGTGGTTCATCGCTTAAATACTTCTCACTGGCGTCCACTGTCTCCTCTTTGGCTATTGCTGGCTCAAGAGCAGGCTGATACTTGCTACTTCTTGAACCATTCAGCCGCTTTATCCATGTTGAAGCCGATGCTCAACACAAACTGCCCAGGGTAGGCGTTGGTCTTCGTGCCGCTGAGCAACAGCCTCTCCTCTCGGTTCCAAATCCAGCCTGCGTTGATGGTCAGAGCAGAAAGCGCACCGCTCAAGGTAGCGTTTGAGAAGGTATGATCCCCGAAACGGTATCCAATGGCGCCACCGAATTGGTCAAGCGGTTTGCTAGAAGGCTTAATGAACGCCTTTAAGACAAAGCCGGAAGGACTCGCTTTCGTATTCCCGAAATCGGTCTTAGAGCCGATGAGCCAGTTGAACCCGACGAGGAACTCCGAAGGCTTGTCCTTCGCATCCAGGTGGGTGTCCTCCGTCACCTTCACCTTACTTACAGGAATGTCTAGGCTCAAATAGAAGGACTCCCAACTCCCTGTGTTCATCACCTGCTTGAACGACGCCGTTTCCTTTGGATCGGTGGTTCCACTCTTGTCAAGCGCTTTGGCGTTGATTTCGACTGCCGCTCGCCATTCGTTCAGTGTGTAAGTTCTTTCGAACGCGATGTACTGCGGCATGGGCTGTGGGGTGGCCCCGCGTACACTCATTAACAAGTTTTTGCCGCCATTTGTGGCCTTCAACAGTGATTCCATGTCCTGCTGGATCCGACTCTTGCGCTCCGGTTCTGTCACATCAATGACGCCTGTTGTGTTTCCGTTGTCGTTCGCGGCGATACTGATGACTCGGACCTTTGCACCCTTCCAGTTCACCCAACGTGCAGGGTCGGCGTAGTCACTCGCTGTGAAGTCCATCTGGTCGGCCACATCGTTTTGCGCCTGTTCTATAAGGGCGAGAACCTCCTCGAATTTCGAATTCAACTTGATCCGCAAGCCATCCGAGGTTTCCTCAGAGGTCGGGGTTCCCCCAAAGGCCGTTTCCATGAGGTCCAGCAACTCCGCTTGGCTCAACTCCTTCGGTCCGCTTCCGGACCCGGGCGCAGGTAGTACCGTTGCCCCAATAAGCTTGGTGAATTTCGCTTGAAGTTCGAGCGCCTTAAGGAGTGCAGTCACAAGGGGCAACTCTTTCTTGTCCTTGCCAGTTTGCACATCCAACGCGATGACACCCTTGCCCTTTTTTGCGAGATTGATAATGACCCAGCGCGTGCGTGGTCCAGGAAGGGCCGCCTTGGCGGCTGCTGCCTCCAGACTCTTGTCCACAGCTTCCTTCGCCTCACGAGCGGCCTTCTGCTGCTCGGTTTCCTTGGGTTGCTTTGGGACGGGAATTGTAACGGTAAGCTGGGTCCTAAATTGCTCCTTGGCCACAGGTGCATCCTGAGCGAGGACATGCATGCACACGATGGAAATTCCTGCGACGAGCAACGCTTTCACGAAGCCTTGCATGAGCCCTCCCTTGAGCCGTGCCGGTTGCTGATGCCCACACTTACACCGCTAGAAAGTTGCGCCACAGCGCTTAGTTGACCAGCGAAAGGCACAGCTCGATGGTTATAAAATGGGACGAGAATATAGGTTGGTTTCGAGTTGGGGTCCTGAAATATATGAATGAGCCCAGAAGCTTTGAAGGTCTGATGTCTGTCGAATTGGGATCTTGAAAACACAAAACTCCCACTCTGTTGAACTAGGTTGAGTCGCTCATTTCCTGAGCCATATCTGGATTCGCACGGTGGATTCTAGAACTTGCCAAACAAGCTAACGAGACCTTCCGCCGAACGGTGTTTCTTTATCCCCTGAACGGATTATTGAGTCCGCGCTGACATGTCCCAACAGCGACTCACGCATCCCAGCGGGCAGACCTGGGGGCAGATGCTTATGGCTCGCCAGGAGGCCAGGGTGCTGCATCACCGCCAATTCGGAATATGAATCTTGAAGTCATCTCGGCCCCTGATTCTCCCTGAAGCTGCGCTATACCTGGTCTTACATGGATGTCCTGGTTTTTATTTGATGAAAAGCCAGCGCCCCTGCCCGGGCCAGATTCCGCAGGGCTTCCTCCTGGGATTCGGTTGGCGCGGAGGCTTTTTCACCTTTTAAAGTGGCCGCGTATAGGACCCCTATGATCTTGTTCGAGAAAAGAAGTGGAATCCCCATGAAGCTTGAAAGCGCAAAGGTCTCCGCAAAATGTGAATTCAAAAGCGATAGTGTTCCGAGATCTTCACCCACATAGCTCACGCAATGTTCTTCAAAAATACGATGGCTGAATGGACTGCACAAAATGGGGATGCGCATGCCTAGGTAGACCGTTTTCAAGCGCATATGCGAATGGGCCAGAACCTCCACCTCCACAGGGTTCTCCATGTCGGTGATCCCGCCAAATAACCAATTCGGACTGGGGTAGATTGACCCCGCTTGTTCCAGCATCACACGTAACAAATCATCCATGGCGGTGCACTGGGCGATGATTGTGTTGACCTCCGCGGCCGAATCAACTGAGCTCGCGCCCATGGCCAGCCCCTTGTCCGTGGATGGCGTTGAAGGGCTTCCTTGAGCCTGGCTAGGATTGGACTTTTTCATCATCTGGATGTGCTGAAATTCTACCCTGCCGGGTGAATTCGGCCGCGCGGATATGGCCGGGATAATTTATTTCAACCTTGATGCGTTTGCTGCACAGGATGAACACATCTCGTAAGCGGTCGCCAAACCTCGTCAGGAAGCCGCTCACACGTGCTGCGTTACATCCGTGCAAATCTCGGCCACAGCACTCGACTCGGCCGGAAGGAAGAATTTCGGGACTCCCTGAATCCGATTTTCAAGTCTTCGCCGGGTGGGCACCAACCCCTCTTGGACCGCCTCCGCAACAATGGCTCGTACTTGTTCAAGCCGTGAACGCCGCTAGCTGATGGCGTTCTCCTTCTTCCAGGCTAGGCACCTCGCCAACTGATCATTTGGCAAGCGGAACAGCTTCTCATGCTCTCCATTCCCTCCAGCGGTCCTGCGAGTCCGATGGACATCTAGCGTCTTGGTATTGGGACCAAGGTGAACCGTCAGATGTTCTTTGGCTCCTTTGACGGCGGACACCAACTTGTTGTCAAAGAAGGTGAGCACAGCCTCCTGAAGATCGAGCTTTTTGGCGCCCTAAGGAAGGGGCGGGACATCGGCCATGTTCATCCTCAGGTTCCAAATGGTGAAAGGGGAGCTCGCAATCTAGGTATGCTACCGAAGCTTCGAAGCGACACGCAGTTGCATCGCGTCCGTACAAGGTATGACTGAATTTCTATCCGTTTTTTCGACATCTGAGGCTTCCGTGTGGTTCCTTCTCGTTTTGCTCGTTGTCGCAGGATTCGGAATCGCCTATTCGATTTCGCCTGCGGCAAGGGCTCGCCGGAAGGCTGACGCCACCGTCAACCGCCTTCAGGCCCTCCTTCGAAGCGTGGATGACGCTCATCGACAGGCCACGGACCAGGAGACCAAAACCGCTCAAGCCTATGCCAGGGAGGTCCGGCACCTCCGCCTGAAGGCCATCAAGGTCGAGGAATTGAAACGCCATGCATCCGGCCTGCGCCTTTCTGCCTTGCGGAACGCCGGCATCGACGACTTCTCCCAGATGCAAGGATGGAGCGCGCAGAGACTGATGCAAGTGAGGGGCATCGGCCCCGATTCCGCACACCGGATCGCTTCCCTGGTGGATTCCATCAGCCGCCAGTCGAATCAGCAGCCTATCCCCCACCCTGTCGAAGGCCCCATTACACCGGCCGGCTATGAGGTGTTGGAAGCCATCCATCTGGACATCCAAACCCAGACAACCTTCCGGGAGCCCAAACCCCAGCTCCAAGGCGTCATCAAGGATTTCCAGGCTCGCCAAGCCCAGGTGCGATCCAAGACCGGCTTCTTCGCCTGGTTCCCCGGGTTCGGGGCCAAGCCTGGGCTCCACGAAGCTGTCGCGGAAACCGCAGCCATGGAAGCGGACCTTCAACATACCCACCCGGCCTCTGGGCTGAACCGGGGTCTGCCCCACGACCTGGACCTGTTGGCCGGGCTGCGCCGGAACGGCGTGGATCCATCCGTGGTCGACCAAGATCTGAAGGCCCATCCGGACTGGTATCAGAGCGCACTGAATGCCCTTCTTGGGGAACGCCCCTCAATGCTCCAACTGGCCCAGGGGCTGGGGCGGTACCGCCTGGCCGCTCCAAGTTCTCCGTCGAAGGATTCCTCGTCCGTGGCCCACACCGTCACCGTCGATGGACTTCCCATTCAGATCAGCATCCGGATGGACATGTCGACAGGGTCTGGGGGGTCCGCGACCTCCGAACCCCGGGAACGGCCTTCGACGCAGGATGCGGCCGCCTTCTGGGTGGGCCCTGGAAAGGACATCACGGTTGCGGACCACCTCATCCCAGGGGGGATGGTTTATGTGGGCACCGGGCTTGCGTCCATCCAGGGCTACTCGACCGAACCCGCCATCATTGACCCCAAAAAGAAGGTCCAGACCCAAGGGGCGGACTTCCGTACTCGTCAAACCAACTACTGGCCCAGCTACGAAAGCATTTCCCCTGAAGCCCGGGGCTCGTACCTGAAGTGGCTTGTGGCCGGGAAGTCCGACCCCCAGGCCGACATCGGCTTCGTGTTCTTGTACTTCTATGGGCTCGAACGACGGGTGCTTCACGACTTGGCCAATCGCACCGAAACGGATCCGGAAGTCGCCGCGATCCTCGGCGAGATCCGCCGACTCCTGGGGATCTACGGCGGGAACGGTTCATTCCATACCTATGCGACCAGCCTTTTGGATTACCGGGCCGCTAAGCATTTGGCGGGCGTTCCCCAGATTCATGCGACCGTGCCCTTGGTCACGAGCCCCTACGGTTCAAACCTGGACCTGAAGGTGGGCCTAGCAGCCCACGCGGTGCAGAAGCTGTCGCTGCCAGCTGCGTGGGCCGTGGCCTGGCTCCACGCGGATCCGACCATGCGCCCCAAAACCGTGGCCAAGCGATGCCCGAAAGAATTCGATGCGCTGTTCGCGCTGGAATACCGGAAGCGGTTTGGCGATGGCCTGAAGATCCCCGAGAACAAGACTCGCTTGAAGATCCAGCACCGGACGGCTAGCCCATCCTTTGGGCACGGCATGCTGGAAGCATCACTGGACCTTCCGGATGTGACGGTCCTGTCCGGTCCAATCTCCAAGCTGCAGGAGACCGCTGAAGCCTGCTATCCGCAGCTGGACACTTACAGCCGCTTCATGGGCCGCAATCCAGAAAAGGCCGGGACACTAGAAGCTTTGCTCCTGCTACCCCCAGCCCTGTGGCCAGATTTGGTCCGGTCGGAAATGGTAGACCTGCAACAGAAGGTGGATGCTTCAACTGGATCGTTGGTCGTGCCTTTTTTGGACATCCAGCTTCGTCTTCCCGAAGGTGGGGATCTGAACAAGGCCAAGTTCAGCGCGTTGAGCCGGGCTCTGGGTGCCTTGGGCCTAGGCATCGAGCCCGATCCCCGGTTCGGTGGATCCCTGCCGGAGATGAACGATGCGGTTGCGCTCTTCAAAGCCGAAGGGCTGGACCAGGATCGCCCGGTGTCCCAAGGTTTCGTTTTCGGAGCACTTGCCGTGCATCTGGCAGCGGTGGTGGCCCATGCCGACGGGGAATTTGGGGCGGAAGAAGAAATCCTGCTGACCGGTCACATGGCCCAGTGGCTGCACCTGAATGATCAGGAACGCCTGCGCCTCGTGGCCCGCCTCGATCTGATGCGGAAGACCAAGCCCGTCCTGACCGGACTGCAGAAGCGGATCGATGCCCTCACCACGGATCAGAAGTCCGCTTTGGCGGATCTGCTTGTTCTGGTGGTCCACGCCGAGGGTGTCGTGTCTCCAGGTGAAGTGAAGGTCCTGGAGAAGGTCTTCGGAATGCTGGGGCAGAAGGACGGAGCCATCTATTCGAAGCTTCATGGCGCGGCGGCGGAACCCATCACGATTCGCCAGGCCGGGCCAGAGGAATCGGGCTTCAAGTTGCCACCCAAGCCCGTGGAACCTGCGCCGACCGGCATGACCTTGGATATGGCAAAGGTGGCCGCCCTCCGAGCCGAATCGGCGAAGGTGTCCGACCTGCTTGGGTCGATCTTCAAAGAAGAAGAACATCTGCCGGTGCCGG comes from Holophagaceae bacterium and encodes:
- a CDS encoding alpha/beta hydrolase codes for the protein MFHLSLKGNITIFLLVGFLSLLGLGCKRNTNAVNRPFAVGTKVYGLGFVEFTQDSILERPGPLAFWTMKTKGDSQSGEGSPPLMASDKEAFWAQLRQEAQTSGRLTIFVHGYDTRLQTAADRAKNLDDRGPVLLFKWANPVLHHNWIARYKLTSWWYASDTYDQHAKIASEVTTSFSKVLDEIGTRFQGIPVHLVGHSHGTRLLISAFSHSTLKADRMALIEGDTPAEEFEGKDGKAAQWLRSGRLKKVVNYASTGDPTMGVSRMHNHQIILGSLHRSVNPPLKSPANYNPTDIGSWPYLPVDIGCWKGHVLRDDSFYGHSEFFYSEQLIAHFRYRVLGLPADQTLGKRIREEVWPQNDMEHFPTIKSASGPSDALIIRIREVECPCDKEKLGAFGN
- a CDS encoding GAF domain-containing protein, with amino-acid sequence MMKKSNPSQAQGSPSTPSTDKGLAMGASSVDSAAEVNTIIAQCTAMDDLLRVMLEQAGSIYPSPNWLFGGITDMENPVEVEVLAHSHMRLKTVYLGMRIPILCSPFSHRIFEEHCVSYVGEDLGTLSLLNSHFAETFALSSFMGIPLLFSNKIIGVLYAATLKGEKASAPTESQEEALRNLARAGALAFHQIKTRTSM
- a CDS encoding TerB N-terminal domain-containing protein, with translation MDDAHRQATDQETKTAQAYAREVRHLRLKAIKVEELKRHASGLRLSALRNAGIDDFSQMQGWSAQRLMQVRGIGPDSAHRIASLVDSISRQSNQQPIPHPVEGPITPAGYEVLEAIHLDIQTQTTFREPKPQLQGVIKDFQARQAQVRSKTGFFAWFPGFGAKPGLHEAVAETAAMEADLQHTHPASGLNRGLPHDLDLLAGLRRNGVDPSVVDQDLKAHPDWYQSALNALLGERPSMLQLAQGLGRYRLAAPSSPSKDSSSVAHTVTVDGLPIQISIRMDMSTGSGGSATSEPRERPSTQDAAAFWVGPGKDITVADHLIPGGMVYVGTGLASIQGYSTEPAIIDPKKKVQTQGADFRTRQTNYWPSYESISPEARGSYLKWLVAGKSDPQADIGFVFLYFYGLERRVLHDLANRTETDPEVAAILGEIRRLLGIYGGNGSFHTYATSLLDYRAAKHLAGVPQIHATVPLVTSPYGSNLDLKVGLAAHAVQKLSLPAAWAVAWLHADPTMRPKTVAKRCPKEFDALFALEYRKRFGDGLKIPENKTRLKIQHRTASPSFGHGMLEASLDLPDVTVLSGPISKLQETAEACYPQLDTYSRFMGRNPEKAGTLEALLLLPPALWPDLVRSEMVDLQQKVDASTGSLVVPFLDIQLRLPEGGDLNKAKFSALSRALGALGLGIEPDPRFGGSLPEMNDAVALFKAEGLDQDRPVSQGFVFGALAVHLAAVVAHADGEFGAEEEILLTGHMAQWLHLNDQERLRLVARLDLMRKTKPVLTGLQKRIDALTTDQKSALADLLVLVVHAEGVVSPGEVKVLEKVFGMLGQKDGAIYSKLHGAAAEPITIRQAGPEESGFKLPPKPVEPAPTGMTLDMAKVAALRAESAKVSDLLGSIFKEEEHLPVPVPDPDAQDLLEEPSLLGLDPDHAGLLQTLLARPQWSRAELDDICSERGMMVDGALERINEAALDAFDEPLIEGDDPLEVHRDRLLDRTA